In Halomonas alkalicola, the following proteins share a genomic window:
- a CDS encoding DUF7079 family protein has product MNAQALVDERGELWLALAPLWLEREPGERDYAHMIEVIERHDLTLKELEWIFRLELAPVLGRQQMSMVGEWRRFDDYKLMKQLVAHNLRLTGWRRTSWMLFSGLTTMMTRHRWNELIARLMVERGETPP; this is encoded by the coding sequence ATGAATGCACAGGCCCTGGTCGATGAACGCGGCGAGCTGTGGCTGGCGCTGGCCCCGCTGTGGCTGGAGCGCGAGCCCGGCGAGCGCGACTATGCGCACATGATCGAGGTCATCGAGCGCCACGATCTGACGCTGAAGGAGCTGGAGTGGATCTTCCGCCTGGAGCTCGCCCCGGTGCTGGGGCGCCAGCAGATGTCGATGGTGGGCGAGTGGCGCCGCTTCGACGACTACAAGCTGATGAAGCAGCTGGTGGCCCACAACCTCCGGCTCACCGGATGGCGCCGCACCAGTTGGATGCTGTTCTCGGGGCTGACCACCATGATGACGCGGCATCGCTGGAACGAGCTGATCGCACGCCTGATGGTGGAAAGGGGCGAGACACCCCCATGA
- the fabV gene encoding enoyl-ACP reductase FabV, with protein MIIKPKVRGFICTTTHPVGCEKNVLEQIEATRARGLDKARGPKKVLVIGASSGYGLAARITAAFGYGADTLGVFFEKPGSEKKPGTAGWYNSAAFDKFAKAEGLYSKSINGDAFSHEARETAIELIKQDLGQVDLVVYSLASPVRKLPDSGELKRSSLKPIGETYRATAIDTNKDTIIEAEVEPATEQEIEDTRAVMGGEDWELWIDALDRAGVLAPGARSVAFSYIGTEITWPIYWHGALGKAKEDLDRAAGEIDKRLAASGGGANVAVLKSVVTQASAAIPVMPLYIAMVYKVMKEKGLHEGTIEQLNRLFGERLYGADSGEMATDDARRLRLDDWELRDDVQQACKDLWPQVTTENLFAITDYAGYKHEFLKLFGFERDDVDYEADVNPDVEFDVVTL; from the coding sequence GTGATCATCAAGCCCAAGGTACGCGGTTTCATCTGCACCACCACCCACCCCGTCGGCTGCGAGAAGAACGTGCTCGAGCAGATCGAGGCGACCCGCGCTCGCGGCCTGGACAAGGCCCGCGGCCCGAAGAAGGTGCTGGTGATCGGGGCCTCCAGCGGCTACGGCCTGGCGGCCCGCATCACCGCCGCCTTCGGCTACGGTGCCGACACCCTGGGCGTGTTCTTCGAGAAGCCCGGCAGCGAGAAGAAGCCGGGCACCGCCGGCTGGTACAACAGCGCCGCCTTCGACAAGTTCGCCAAGGCCGAGGGGCTCTACAGCAAGTCGATCAACGGCGATGCCTTCTCCCACGAGGCCCGCGAGACCGCCATCGAGCTGATCAAGCAGGACCTGGGCCAGGTCGACCTGGTGGTCTACTCGCTGGCCTCGCCGGTACGCAAGCTGCCGGACTCCGGCGAGCTCAAGCGCTCCAGCCTCAAGCCGATCGGCGAGACCTACCGCGCCACCGCCATCGACACCAACAAGGACACCATCATCGAGGCCGAGGTGGAGCCCGCCACCGAGCAGGAGATCGAGGACACCAGGGCGGTGATGGGCGGCGAGGACTGGGAGCTGTGGATCGACGCCCTGGACCGTGCCGGCGTGCTGGCACCGGGCGCGCGCAGCGTCGCCTTCAGCTACATCGGCACCGAGATCACCTGGCCGATCTACTGGCATGGCGCCCTGGGCAAGGCCAAGGAGGACCTGGACCGCGCCGCCGGCGAGATCGACAAGCGCCTGGCGGCCTCCGGCGGCGGCGCCAACGTGGCGGTGCTCAAGTCGGTGGTGACCCAGGCCAGCGCCGCCATCCCGGTGATGCCGCTCTACATCGCCATGGTCTACAAGGTGATGAAGGAGAAGGGCCTGCACGAGGGCACCATCGAGCAGCTCAACCGCCTGTTCGGCGAGCGGCTGTATGGCGCCGACAGTGGCGAGATGGCCACCGACGACGCCCGCCGCCTGCGCCTGGACGACTGGGAGCTGCGCGACGACGTGCAGCAGGCGTGCAAGGACCTCTGGCCCCAGGTGACCACCGAGAACCTCTTCGCTATCACCGACTATGCTGGTTACAAGCACGAGTTCCTGAAGCTGTTCGGTTTCGAGCGCGATGACGTCGATTACGAGGCCGATGTGAACCCGGACGTGGAATTCGATGTCGTGACACTGTAA
- a CDS encoding GlxA family transcriptional regulator — protein MVLPGFSLLAQACATEPLTVAGQLAGAPLYRLVTLGAAVQPVASASGQRLLAELSLAQPGLSEPGLAQPGLSEPGLAQPGLSEPGLAQPGLSESGHAEPGLAPAAADLDMLLVCAPGAQAADEALRRRLVELAIPGRLIAGIGGGAELLARAGLLDGYRATVPWQHLEAVRRAHPRIRLSRQPFEIDRERLTCGGGTAALDMMMTLIGRQHGSQLAERVSAHFVLERVRMGEEPSGPPSGGVPESLAEALALMEANVEEPLTTAELAEHLGISRRQLERLFKKHLQAVPSRYYLDLRLQRARRLLRESEHPAGEVAMLTGFSSAAHFSTAYRNHFGLTPREERLG, from the coding sequence CTGGTGCTGCCCGGCTTCTCGCTGCTGGCCCAGGCCTGTGCCACCGAACCGCTGACGGTGGCCGGCCAGCTCGCCGGCGCGCCCCTCTATCGCCTCGTCACTCTGGGGGCGGCGGTGCAGCCGGTCGCCAGCGCCTCCGGCCAGCGGCTGCTGGCCGAGCTGAGTCTGGCTCAACCCGGCCTGTCTGAGCCTGGTCTGGCTCAACCCGGTCTGTCTGAGCCTGGTCTGGCTCAACCCGGTCTGTCTGAGCCTGGTCTGGCTCAACCCGGCCTGTCTGAGTCTGGTCATGCTGAGCCTGGTCTGGCCCCGGCCGCCGCCGACCTGGACATGCTGTTGGTGTGCGCTCCCGGTGCCCAGGCGGCCGACGAGGCCCTGCGGCGGCGGCTGGTCGAGCTGGCGATACCGGGACGGCTGATCGCGGGGATCGGCGGGGGGGCGGAGCTGCTGGCCCGCGCCGGGCTGCTGGACGGCTACCGGGCCACGGTGCCCTGGCAGCACCTCGAGGCGGTGCGTCGCGCCCATCCGCGCATCCGGCTCTCCCGGCAGCCGTTCGAGATCGACCGCGAGCGCCTGACCTGCGGCGGCGGCACCGCGGCCCTGGACATGATGATGACCCTCATCGGGCGCCAGCACGGCAGCCAGCTCGCCGAGCGGGTTTCGGCCCACTTCGTGCTGGAGCGGGTGCGCATGGGCGAGGAGCCGTCCGGCCCGCCCTCGGGCGGCGTCCCCGAGAGCCTGGCGGAGGCGCTGGCGCTGATGGAGGCCAACGTGGAGGAGCCGCTGACCACCGCCGAGCTGGCCGAGCACCTGGGGATCTCGCGGCGCCAGCTGGAGCGGCTGTTCAAGAAGCACCTGCAGGCGGTGCCCAGCCGCTACTACCTGGACCTGCGCCTGCAGCGGGCGCGGCGGCTGTTGCGCGAGAGCGAGCACCCGGCGGGGGAGGTGGCGATGCTGACCGGCTTCTCCTCGGCGGCGCATTTCTCCACCGCCTACCGCAACCACTTCGGCCTGACCCCGCGGGAGGAGCGGCTGGGCTGA
- a CDS encoding class I SAM-dependent methyltransferase, giving the protein MFNTTAWNRLRYSLYAPLYDAVAERAFRRARHRSLDQVTWQPGMRVLLVGAGTGLDLPWLPRDVEIHATDLSPAMVRRIERRAEALGMDVQAAEMDGEALAFPGEHFDVVVMHLIVAVMPDPAQGLAEARRVLRGDGQLCVMDKFQADDRPASAARRALNALTSAIATDITRQARPLLEGASFTIEQDTPVMMGTLFRALLARPTRPR; this is encoded by the coding sequence ATGTTCAATACCACCGCCTGGAACCGCCTGCGCTACAGCCTCTACGCGCCGCTCTATGACGCCGTGGCCGAACGCGCCTTTCGCCGGGCGCGGCACCGGTCGCTCGACCAGGTGACCTGGCAGCCGGGGATGCGGGTGCTGCTGGTGGGCGCCGGCACCGGGCTCGATCTGCCCTGGCTGCCGCGGGATGTGGAGATTCACGCCACCGACCTCAGCCCAGCCATGGTGCGGCGCATCGAACGCCGCGCCGAGGCGCTGGGCATGGACGTCCAGGCCGCGGAGATGGACGGCGAGGCGCTCGCCTTTCCCGGCGAGCACTTCGATGTGGTGGTGATGCACCTGATCGTGGCCGTGATGCCAGACCCGGCACAGGGGCTGGCCGAGGCTCGCCGGGTGCTCCGGGGCGACGGCCAGCTCTGCGTGATGGACAAGTTCCAGGCCGATGACCGCCCCGCGAGCGCCGCCCGGCGCGCCCTCAACGCCCTGACCAGCGCCATCGCCACCGACATCACCCGCCAGGCCCGGCCGCTGCTGGAAGGCGCCAGCTTCACCATCGAGCAGGACACCCCGGTGATGATGGGCACGCTGTTTCGGGCCCTGCTGGCACGCCCGACACGGCCTCGCTGA
- a CDS encoding aspartate aminotransferase family protein yields MTQTPTRADFDRYMVPNYAPQQAIPVRGEGSRLWDQAGREYIDFAGGIAVNGLGHCHPVLVKALTEQAGKLWHVSNVYTNEPALKLARSLVERTFADKVFLCSSGAEANEAALKLARRWAHDHFGEHKNRIVSFTQSFHGRTFFTVSVGGQPKYAQGFGPVPGGIVHGEYNNLDSVRDLIDDDTCAVMVEPMQGEGGVLPGDPEFLAGLRALCDAHDALLIFDEVQTGVGRSGTLYAYQQLGVTPDILTSAKSLGGGFPVGAMLASDRVASAFAFGTHGSTYGGNPLASAVALAAVEFIDTPEVLEGVKRRHALFREHLEAINDRHGVFGEIRGMGLLIGAVMSADYEGRAAEILPLAVEEGLMALVAGPNVLRMAPSLVIPEADIAEGMARLERAIARLVAGQ; encoded by the coding sequence ATGACCCAGACCCCGACCCGCGCCGACTTCGACCGCTACATGGTGCCCAACTACGCCCCCCAGCAGGCGATCCCGGTACGCGGCGAGGGCAGCCGCCTGTGGGACCAGGCCGGGCGCGAGTACATCGATTTCGCCGGCGGCATCGCGGTCAACGGCCTGGGCCACTGCCATCCGGTGCTGGTGAAGGCCCTCACCGAGCAGGCCGGCAAGCTCTGGCATGTCTCCAACGTCTACACCAACGAGCCGGCCCTCAAGCTGGCCCGCAGCCTGGTGGAGCGCACCTTCGCCGACAAGGTGTTCCTCTGCTCCTCGGGCGCCGAGGCCAACGAGGCGGCCCTCAAGCTGGCCCGCCGCTGGGCCCATGACCACTTCGGCGAGCACAAGAACCGCATCGTCTCCTTCACCCAGTCGTTCCACGGCCGCACCTTCTTCACCGTCAGCGTGGGCGGCCAGCCCAAGTATGCCCAGGGCTTCGGCCCGGTGCCGGGGGGGATCGTCCACGGCGAGTACAACAACCTCGACAGCGTGCGCGACCTGATCGACGACGACACCTGCGCGGTGATGGTGGAGCCGATGCAGGGCGAGGGAGGCGTGCTGCCGGGCGATCCCGAGTTCCTGGCCGGCCTGCGGGCGCTGTGCGACGCCCACGATGCCCTGTTGATCTTCGACGAGGTGCAGACCGGCGTGGGCCGCAGCGGCACCCTCTACGCCTACCAGCAGCTCGGCGTGACCCCGGATATCCTGACCAGCGCCAAGTCGCTCGGCGGCGGCTTCCCGGTGGGCGCCATGCTCGCCAGCGACCGGGTGGCGTCGGCCTTCGCCTTCGGCACCCACGGCTCCACCTACGGCGGCAACCCGCTGGCCTCGGCGGTGGCCCTGGCGGCGGTGGAGTTCATCGACACCCCCGAGGTGCTGGAGGGCGTGAAGCGCCGCCATGCGCTGTTCCGCGAGCACCTCGAGGCGATCAACGACAGGCACGGGGTGTTCGGCGAGATCCGCGGCATGGGCCTGCTGATCGGCGCGGTGATGTCCGCCGACTACGAGGGGCGCGCCGCCGAGATCCTGCCGCTGGCGGTGGAGGAGGGGCTGATGGCCCTGGTCGCCGGGCCCAACGTGCTGCGCATGGCGCCCTCGCTGGTGATCCCCGAGGCGGACATCGCCGAGGGCATGGCGCGCCTGGAGCGCGCCATCGCACGGCTCGTGGCCGGTCAGTGA
- a CDS encoding arginine N-succinyltransferase gives MLVVRPVVPADLPALERLAGMAVPQLTNLPAHRDRLEERIARSRQAFTAEVAFPGDEHYTFVLEDRERGEAVGTATIRAQAGARDAYYTYRQETLIHASQQLNVRREVQTLALSHEVSEASLLCAYSLEPRYRGTSAESLLRRARLMFIAQYPERFAGLLAMAFPGFLDGAGESPFWNSVGRHFFMRDYHEINTLAGIRSKSFIAEVMPQFPLYLPLLTPQARAAIGREHPDHEGALAEMLAEGFLRSRHVDIFDAGPVIKAERERLQTFRRAAWHPVRIRPAHALPDAEPAMVANQRLDDFCCVVARYALSPTGQLMLSPEHAERLGVEEGRAVLAAPLALPGMGDDGVEERDPGYDEGEL, from the coding sequence ATGCTGGTCGTTCGCCCCGTTGTGCCCGCCGACCTGCCCGCCCTGGAGCGGCTGGCCGGCATGGCCGTGCCGCAGCTGACCAACCTGCCGGCCCATCGCGATCGCCTGGAGGAGCGCATCGCCCGCTCCCGCCAGGCCTTCACCGCCGAGGTGGCCTTCCCCGGCGATGAGCACTACACCTTCGTGCTCGAGGACCGGGAGCGCGGCGAGGCGGTGGGCACCGCTACCATCCGCGCTCAGGCCGGCGCCCGGGACGCCTACTACACCTACCGGCAGGAGACCCTGATCCACGCCTCCCAGCAGCTCAACGTGCGCCGGGAGGTGCAGACCCTGGCGCTCTCCCACGAGGTCTCCGAGGCGAGCCTGCTCTGTGCCTACTCGCTGGAGCCCCGCTACCGGGGCACCAGCGCCGAGAGCCTGCTGCGCCGCGCGCGGCTGATGTTCATCGCCCAGTACCCCGAGCGCTTCGCCGGCCTGCTGGCCATGGCCTTCCCCGGCTTCCTGGACGGCGCCGGCGAGTCGCCGTTCTGGAACAGCGTGGGGCGCCACTTTTTCATGCGCGACTACCACGAGATCAACACCCTGGCCGGCATCCGCTCCAAGAGCTTCATCGCCGAGGTGATGCCGCAGTTCCCGCTCTACCTGCCGCTGCTCACCCCCCAGGCGCGGGCCGCCATCGGCCGCGAGCATCCCGACCACGAGGGGGCGCTGGCCGAGATGCTGGCCGAGGGCTTCCTGCGCTCGCGTCACGTGGACATCTTCGATGCCGGGCCGGTGATCAAGGCCGAGCGCGAGCGGCTGCAGACCTTCCGCCGCGCCGCCTGGCATCCGGTGCGCATCCGCCCGGCCCATGCCCTGCCGGATGCGGAGCCGGCCATGGTGGCCAACCAGCGTCTCGATGACTTCTGCTGCGTGGTGGCGCGCTATGCGCTGTCGCCCACCGGCCAGCTGATGCTCTCGCCGGAGCACGCCGAGCGCCTCGGCGTGGAGGAGGGGCGCGCGGTGCTGGCTGCGCCGCTCGCGCTGCCCGGCATGGGAGACGACGGCGTCGAGGAGCGCGACCCGGGCTACGACGAGGGAGAGCTGTGA
- the astD gene encoding succinylglutamate-semialdehyde dehydrogenase, giving the protein MKARRELLVGGIWQAGEGRTFTKHDPVSRERLWEGRAASPAQVAAAVAAARTAFPGWARTPFAERQALVERFREVLERHREDLAAAIAHETGKPLWESRTEVGAMIGKVALSLRAYQERTGERERDLGDARAVLRHRPHGVMAVFGPYNFPGHLPNGHMVPALLAGNCVVFKPSEQAPLTADLTLQCWLEAGLPAGVINLVQGAVETGQALAADPGIDGLLFTGSAGVGGMLHRQFAGQLDKILALELGGNNPLVVKDVPDQDAAVLTILQSAYLSGGQRCTCARRLIVPEGPVGDHLLDALSDAVSRLRVAGPFSEPAPFYGGLVSVAAADGLLAAQASLEELGGTVLARMERLEEDTSLLSPGLIDVTGLEVPDEEHFGPLLKVQRYRDWDEAIALANATRYGLAAGLIGGERADWDDFLLRIRAGIVNWNRQTTGASGDAPFGGVGDSGNHRPSAFYAADYCAYPVASVESEDLHLPDQLPPGVSL; this is encoded by the coding sequence ATGAAGGCGAGACGAGAGCTGCTGGTGGGCGGTATCTGGCAGGCCGGGGAGGGCCGGACCTTCACCAAGCACGACCCGGTCTCCCGGGAGCGACTCTGGGAGGGGCGTGCCGCCAGCCCGGCCCAGGTGGCGGCCGCCGTGGCGGCCGCCCGCACGGCCTTCCCCGGCTGGGCGCGCACGCCCTTCGCCGAGCGCCAGGCACTGGTGGAACGCTTCCGGGAGGTGCTGGAGCGCCATCGCGAGGACCTGGCCGCGGCCATCGCTCACGAGACCGGCAAGCCGCTGTGGGAGTCGCGCACCGAGGTGGGCGCCATGATCGGCAAGGTGGCGCTCTCCCTGCGCGCCTACCAGGAGCGCACCGGCGAGCGGGAGCGCGACCTGGGCGATGCCCGGGCGGTGCTGCGCCATCGTCCCCACGGGGTGATGGCGGTGTTCGGCCCCTACAACTTCCCCGGCCACCTGCCCAACGGCCATATGGTGCCGGCGCTGCTGGCCGGCAACTGCGTGGTCTTCAAGCCCAGCGAGCAGGCCCCGCTGACCGCCGACCTCACCCTCCAGTGCTGGCTGGAGGCGGGGCTGCCCGCCGGCGTGATCAACCTGGTGCAGGGTGCCGTGGAGACCGGGCAGGCGCTTGCCGCCGATCCGGGCATCGATGGCCTGCTGTTCACCGGCAGCGCCGGGGTAGGCGGCATGCTGCACCGTCAGTTCGCCGGCCAGCTGGACAAGATCCTCGCCCTGGAGCTGGGCGGCAACAACCCGCTGGTGGTGAAGGACGTGCCCGACCAGGATGCCGCGGTGCTCACCATCCTGCAGTCGGCCTACCTCTCCGGCGGCCAGCGCTGCACCTGTGCTCGGCGGCTGATCGTGCCCGAGGGGCCGGTGGGTGACCACCTGCTCGACGCGCTCAGCGACGCCGTCTCGCGGCTGCGGGTGGCCGGCCCGTTCAGCGAGCCCGCCCCCTTCTACGGGGGCCTCGTCAGCGTGGCGGCGGCCGATGGGCTGCTCGCGGCCCAGGCGTCGCTGGAGGAGCTCGGCGGCACGGTGCTGGCGCGCATGGAGCGCCTGGAGGAGGACACCAGCCTGCTCTCGCCGGGGCTGATCGACGTCACCGGCCTCGAGGTGCCCGATGAGGAGCATTTCGGCCCGCTGCTCAAGGTGCAGCGCTACCGCGACTGGGACGAGGCGATTGCCCTGGCCAACGCCACTCGCTACGGCCTGGCCGCCGGCCTGATCGGCGGCGAGCGCGCCGACTGGGACGACTTCCTGCTGCGCATCCGCGCCGGCATCGTCAACTGGAACCGCCAGACCACCGGCGCCTCCGGCGATGCCCCCTTCGGCGGGGTCGGGGATAGCGGCAACCATCGCCCCAGCGCCTTCTATGCGGCCGACTACTGCGCCTATCCGGTGGCCTCCGTGGAGAGCGAGGACCTGCACCTGCCCGATCAGCTGCCGCCGGGGGTGAGCCTGTGA